GTTCACCGAGTTCTGAGCCGGTTCAACCAGCCTTGCGTATTCCTTTTCGCGTCGCGCGCTGCACAAATACCGCGAACGGCCGACCCACCGCAGAAGTTGGAAACGGACGATCTCGGCTGGCACCGGCGCGGGGCGTTCAAGAGGGCGCCGCGACACCCGGGGTGGCCCGGCCCGATCCGGTAGATCGAACGGGAATCTCGTCGATGAGCCGCTGCGTCGCGTTGATTTCGTTCGCCAGGCCCGTAACCAAGTCGTGAGCCCCTTCTCCGGGCAGCACCGCCCACGTGTACGTCTCCACCTCCACGTGCGGAGCGTAGTTCAGGTCCGCGATCGCCGCCAGAGCGGGCCGCAGCGCCGACCGGGTGGTACCGAGCGCCCCGATGCGCTCCGCGTCCACCGGGACGTGGAAGTGAACCCGCCAGGTTTCGGCGGCCCGGAACTCCGGCCCTGGGGCGTCCAGGAACTCGGCGGTCAGGTCCACCGCCCCGACCGTCCGCCCGTCGCGCAACCGGGCGAACACCTGGTGCAGGTACCGCGGTTCGATGAACCGGCGCAGTGCGGCCCGGCCCTCACTGTTATCGGCCGGGTCGCTCAGTTCGATGGCGCAGCTCACCTGCACCTTGTTCACCCGCACCCCGGCCCGGTCCAGGGTGGCGACGCACGCCGCCGGGTCTTCAAACTCCACCGCCTGGTGGCACACGTCGTAGCACACCCCGATGTGCTCCCGCACGACGTCCTCCGCGCCTCGGGCCGAAGCCACGCCCCAGAGCACGTGAAAGAACTCGATCGTCTCTTCCGTCGTCTCCAGCAGGCAGAACGGCTCGGGTTCGATCGCCAGGCGGATGGTGCGCCCGGTGCCCCCGGCGATCCGGGCGAGGGTCAGCGCGCAGTCGGTCAAGTGTTCGGCGGCTTGTAGGAAGCCGGGCGCGCGGTCGAACCCCTTGAAGCCGATCGGTAGCGTGGAGATCGAACCCGCCCCGCCCTCGGGGAGGAGCCCGGCGAGCACCGCGGCGCACCGCTCCGTGTACACCAGTCGCTCCGCCGACGCCCAGTCCGGCAGGTACACGTTCTCCTTCACCCGCGCGGCGTGGAAGTCGCCATACGGGAAGGCGTTCAGTGTGTGGACCGTCAGCCCCCGGGCGCTCAGTTCGGCGGCCAGCCGCGCGGGGCCGTCCGGCGCGACCAGAACCTCGTCCGCCACCGGGCGCGCGAGCCACAGCCCCGCCGCCATCGGGCGCCCGACGCGGCGCATCACGGGCACGGTGTAGCGGTCGAGGCCGCCGAGGAGTTCGGCGAAGGTCTGAGCGGGGTGCACGTTGGTGCAATACCCGAGGGGGAGGCAATCGAGCGCCATCGCGGTGTTCCTCATAGCGCCGGGCGACACGGGATACCACTCCGGCTGTAAACTCTTGCACCGCGAAAGAGTATCCTTGTGCTTCCGGTGAACTTCGGCGCCCGTGGCGGTGTCCGAGCGGGGCAGTCTTTCTTGTGGAGGGCGAGTGGTGGTCGTGACGGAAGAGAAACAAGCGGCACCCGTGGCGGTGACAACGTTCGCGGTGCTGGCGGCGCTCAGCGTGTCGCACCTGTTGAACGATACGATCCAGTCGCTGATCGCGGCCGTGTACCCGGTGCTGAAGGAGTCCTACGCCCTCACTTACACGCAAATCGGGCTCATTACTCTCGCGTTCCAGCTCACCGCCTCCCTGCTCCAGCCGCTCGTCGGCCTGTACACCGACCGCCGACCGCTCCCGTTCTCGCTGACGGTCGGGATGAGCGTCACCCTCGGCGGGTTGCTGCTCCTGTCCGTCGCGGACACCTTCCCCGCGATCCTCCTGTCGGCGGCCCTGGTCGGGGTCGGGTCCGCGGTGTTCCACCCGGAGGCGTCGCGGGTCGCGCGGCTGGCGTCCGGTGGGCGGCACGGGTTCGCCCAGTCGCTGTTCCAGGTGGGCGGGAACGCGGGTTCCGCCCTCGGGCCGCTGCTGGCCGCGTTCGTGGTCGTGCCGTGGGGCCAGGGCAGCCTCGCCTGGTTCGCGGTAGCCGCGGTAGCCGCAATGGTCATCCTGTTCCGGGTCGGGCGCTGGTACCGCGCGCACCTGGCGGACCGGCGGGCGAAGAAGGCACCCGCTGCCCTCCCGCCCGTCTCGACAAAGCAGGCGGCGTTCGCAATCGGGGTGCTGCTGTGTCTGATCTTTTCCAAGTATTTTTATATGGCGAGCCTGAGCAGTTACTACACGCTCTACCTGATTGACTCGTTCGGGGTGGGCGTGGCGGACGCACAACTCCGGCTGTTCGTGTTCCTCGGGGCGGTGGCCGCCGGGACGTTCCTCGGCGGCCCGGTCGGGGACCGGATCGGGTTCAAGGCGGTGATCTGGGGGTCGATCCTCGGCGTGCTGCCGTTCACGCTGGCGCTGCCCTACGCGAACCTGTTCTGGACGACGGTGCTGACGGTTCCGATCGGGCTGATCCTGGCGTCGGCGTTCTCGGCCATCATGGTGTACGCGCAGGAGCTGCTGCCCAGCCGGGTGGGAATGGTGGCCGGGCTGTTCTTCGGGTTCGCGTTCGGCATGGGCGGGGTCGGCGCCGCGGTTCTCGGGTGGCTCGCGGACCAGACGAGCATCGGGTACGTGTACAAGGTGTGCTCGTTCCTGCCACTCATCGGCCTGCTCACGGCCCTGCTGCCGAACCTCCACTCGCGTGCCCGTTGAATACGGAATACCCACAGATATCATCCAGGCGCCCCAACTGCATTCGGGGCGCGGGAGTATCAAGCAAATCGTTCGCCCACCCAATTGGGACCGTCACATGCGCGCGCTGGTCGTGTCACTCTTGCTGGGCTCGGTGGGGCTCGTCCCTGGCGCTGACAAAGCCGAGCCCAAATCGCTCCGCGTGTTGAGTTACAACATCCACCACGGCGAAGGGACCGACGACAAACTCGATTTGCCACGTGTCGCGGAGGTCATCAAGGGCACCAGGCCCGATCTCGTCGCCCTCCAAGAAGTGGATCGGAACACGACGCGGATCCGGAAGGTCGATCAGGCGGCGGAGCTCGGGAAGTTGACCGGGATGAACGTCGCGTTCGGTAAGGCGATCGACCTCCAGGGCGGCGAGTACGGCCTCGCGATCCTGTCGCGGTTCCCGATCAAGAGCACGAAGACCGACCCACTGCCCGGTAAAGAGAAACAGGAGGCGCGGATTGTTATGCGCGCCGCGATCGAACCGGGGCGCGGGCTCCCCGCACTCACGTTCCTGAACACGCACCTCCAACACGACGACGGGGAAACGCGCGAGAAACAGGTCGCCAAAATCGACGAACTGTTCGGGACGGCGGACGGTCCATTTGTGTTGGCCGGTGATCTGAACGCGCGGCCCGACAGCGCACCGATCAAGGTTCTCGCGAAGAACTGGACGTTCGCGACCGAACCGGGTGCGAAGGGGCTGCTCACGATCCCCTCGGACGTGCCCAAGCACCAGATCGATTACGTCCTGTTCCGGGGCACGTTCAAGGCGCTCGAGGCGAAGGTGATCGAGGAAAAAGTCGCGTCCGATCACCGGCCCGTGCTCACCGTGCTCGAGTGGACCGGCAAGTGACCGACCCGGGAGCGCCCGAACTTGCCGGCTCTCAGTCTTTCACGCGCTTGGCCGTAAAGGTAACGCTCCGCTCGTCGCCCACCTTCAGCCCCTTGCCCGCGTCCCAGATGAGCGTCTCCCCCGGGCACACGACCTTCGCGAAGTCGGTCTTCTCCACCTTCACGTCGGTCACCTGGTACGGCAGCAGGTGGCAGAAGATGCGCCACCCGCCGTACTTCTCGGCGGTCCGCTTGTTCCCCTCTCCGACGAAGTTCACCTTCACCTTGTAGGTCATCCGAACGACGTCCTTGTCCCCGGTCTCGCTGACCTCAAGGGTTTCCGTCAGGGCCGGCTCGCGGGCCTTCTCTACGCGGGCTTCCAGCGCCGGATCGCCGTACAGCACGAAGATTTCGTCGGTGAACTCCGTGCCCTGTTTGTCCCGCCCGGTCACGACGTTCTCCGCCAGCAGGTAGTGGGACCACTGACGGAGCAAAAACAGCGACTCGGAGAACGTCCAGCGCCCCTCCTGCTTCAGGAACCAGTCGGCCATGTTCCAGTTCAGCTCGTACCAGGTGGACTGGACCGCTCCGACGTACTGACAGGCCCCGTTCTTCATCCACGCCAGGGCGTAGGAGTCCTTGAAGTTGTTCCGGCCCGCGTTCACGACCCCGGTGAGACAGTTACCGACCGCCCAGTAGACCTTGGGGCGCTTCGCGCGGAGCGGCAGGTCCACCCCTGGCGCAGTCATGGCGAGCTTGCCGTCCTTCGCGGTGAGGAACCCCTTGCCGCTCGGGTACATGAGCATCCAGTTGTGGTGCCCGCCGTGCCCGGACCCGATAATCAGGTCGAACTTGTCCTCGGCCAGGAGCGTGTGAACGTACTTCGCATCGTCCGCGTCGCTCGTCGGCCCCCCGGATTTCAGCGCGAAGTCCGCGCCCGCCTTCTTCCCCCCCAACTCGCCCCGATCCCGGGTCCACTCGGTCACGTAGTCCCCCTCCGGCACCCAGTTCAACCACGGGCCGAGGGTCTTGGTGAACGCGCGCTTGATTACCACCGGTTCCGCCTTCGCGAGTTCCAGCGCGTGTTCCTCGTCGAACCCGGTGAGGATGCCCCAGATTGCGTCCACATACGGGTCGTCGTCGAGCGTGCGGCAGAACTTGTTCGCGACCACGGCAAAGGCCGGGAAGTTCTCGGTCGGCGGGCACACGAAACAGACGTACCGCGGGTGGTACGTCCCGACGCTCTTGCGGACGTCCTCGGGGGACTTGTCGTATGCGAACGTCTTCGCCTTGTGTTTGGTTTCGAGGAACTTGACGACCTTGCCCCACGGCCCGGCCGCGACGTCCTTGTTGACCACGACCGCGTACCGCGCGACAGATTCGGCCCCCTGAAGCGCCCCGGCCGGCGCGCACCAACCAACTGCTGCTACCAGCCCCACGACGAGCACCCGGGTCATGGTACCCTCCCGTTTGAGGAACGTGATTCGCGCGTCGCCCGCGGTGAGTTACCCAGCCGAACGACTGCGGGACAGTATACCGTCGCTCGCCGAAGTCGCACTCTTCAACTGCCACACGGCCCGGCGCGTGCATCTTATCCGCGGGCGCGGATAACGTGGTACGGCTGCGCTCCGCGATGCGCCGTTCACGAAGTCGCCGCAATCTTTCACCTCGGCTCGTTCGACCCGGAGCGAGGAACGGGTTGCCGGTACGGGGCGGCGTCGGCTCGTGCGGCTCGGCCCCAATCGGTCCGCTGCGCGTCGGGAGCCAGTTCGGTATGCACTAACGCTGCATGATCGCTAGAAACGCTCTCTATGTTGTCCGAGCATCATCTCAACCACCTTTATTTCCAAGCGATTCACCGCCCCTTTAACTACATTACGATCTGACGAAAGAAATACATATTCGCCAGTTCCCATGGCTTCAAACAACCTGAATCCCTTCACTCCAGGGATTTTACCGCCCACTCAATTTTCTGTGTCTCAGATCGGCACACGTGGTGGCTCGCGGAGTGAAGAGTCGCTGGATTGCCCCTTGTGCCCGGCCGCCGGGCAGAGGTCGAAGCCGCTCCGATGCGCTAGTGAAGTCTCATTCAGTTACTTGGCAATCGGTGGTTGGCCCCGAATAACGGGTCATGAAACCAGTTCTGTTCGTTCGGGAGTTGTCCGACGCCGAGTGCCGAGCGCTCCAAGCGGGACTTCGGAGCCGCGAGTGGGTCACGCTCCGACGCCCCGATCCTCTTGGCCAGCGCCGAGGGCCAACGACCGTCCCGGATCGCCGCGCACGTCGGATGCGCCGTGGGCACCATCCACAACACGATCCACACCTTCGAGAAGGAGGGCGCCGACGGCTCGGCCGAGAAGACCCGCGGACCCAAGAACGCCCGGCCCGTACTTGGTGAGACGAAAGCGGACCCGCTCAAGGCCATCCTCCACCAGTCCCCGCGAGGGCATTTTTCTGGGTGTGGTATTTCTCGAGCGCCGCCGGGATCGTTCCCGGGGCCGAAGTAATGCATCTTCCCGTGGGTTCTTCGCCCCGCGCTTCATAGCGTGCGAAAATAGTGGGAAATCCGGGGTATGGTTTGTTTGGCTTGCTCGCGAACTCGGACGAAGTAGAATCGGTCTTAGACGCGGCGGCCGTTCCTCACAAACGGTCG
The Gemmata palustris DNA segment above includes these coding regions:
- the eboE gene encoding metabolite traffic protein EboE gives rise to the protein MSPGAMRNTAMALDCLPLGYCTNVHPAQTFAELLGGLDRYTVPVMRRVGRPMAAGLWLARPVADEVLVAPDGPARLAAELSARGLTVHTLNAFPYGDFHAARVKENVYLPDWASAERLVYTERCAAVLAGLLPEGGAGSISTLPIGFKGFDRAPGFLQAAEHLTDCALTLARIAGGTGRTIRLAIEPEPFCLLETTEETIEFFHVLWGVASARGAEDVVREHIGVCYDVCHQAVEFEDPAACVATLDRAGVRVNKVQVSCAIELSDPADNSEGRAALRRFIEPRYLHQVFARLRDGRTVGAVDLTAEFLDAPGPEFRAAETWRVHFHVPVDAERIGALGTTRSALRPALAAIADLNYAPHVEVETYTWAVLPGEGAHDLVTGLANEINATQRLIDEIPVRSTGSGRATPGVAAPS
- a CDS encoding MFS transporter; the encoded protein is MVVVTEEKQAAPVAVTTFAVLAALSVSHLLNDTIQSLIAAVYPVLKESYALTYTQIGLITLAFQLTASLLQPLVGLYTDRRPLPFSLTVGMSVTLGGLLLLSVADTFPAILLSAALVGVGSAVFHPEASRVARLASGGRHGFAQSLFQVGGNAGSALGPLLAAFVVVPWGQGSLAWFAVAAVAAMVILFRVGRWYRAHLADRRAKKAPAALPPVSTKQAAFAIGVLLCLIFSKYFYMASLSSYYTLYLIDSFGVGVADAQLRLFVFLGAVAAGTFLGGPVGDRIGFKAVIWGSILGVLPFTLALPYANLFWTTVLTVPIGLILASAFSAIMVYAQELLPSRVGMVAGLFFGFAFGMGGVGAAVLGWLADQTSIGYVYKVCSFLPLIGLLTALLPNLHSRAR
- a CDS encoding endonuclease/exonuclease/phosphatase family protein, which translates into the protein MRALVVSLLLGSVGLVPGADKAEPKSLRVLSYNIHHGEGTDDKLDLPRVAEVIKGTRPDLVALQEVDRNTTRIRKVDQAAELGKLTGMNVAFGKAIDLQGGEYGLAILSRFPIKSTKTDPLPGKEKQEARIVMRAAIEPGRGLPALTFLNTHLQHDDGETREKQVAKIDELFGTADGPFVLAGDLNARPDSAPIKVLAKNWTFATEPGAKGLLTIPSDVPKHQIDYVLFRGTFKALEAKVIEEKVASDHRPVLTVLEWTGK
- a CDS encoding helix-turn-helix domain-containing protein, with the protein product MASAEGQRPSRIAAHVGCAVGTIHNTIHTFEKEGADGSAEKTRGPKNARPVLGETKADPLKAILHQSPRGHFSGCGISRAPPGSFPGPK